From Myxocyprinus asiaticus isolate MX2 ecotype Aquarium Trade chromosome 25, UBuf_Myxa_2, whole genome shotgun sequence, one genomic window encodes:
- the LOC127416342 gene encoding mitochondrial basic amino acids transporter-like, translating to MDFLAGCIGGAAGVLVGHPFDTVKVRLQVQSVDKPLYRGTFHCFQSIIRQESMLGLYKGIGSPMMGLTFINAIVFGVQGNTMRRLGEDTPMNQFLAGAAAGTIQCVICCPMELAKTRMQMQGTGEKKSSTRKMYKNSLDCLARIYQREGLRGVNRGMVTTLIRETPGFGVYFLAYDLLTRSLGCEPEDPYMIPKLLFAGGMSGIASWLSTYPVDVIKSRLQADGVGGKFQYSGIMDCTRKSIEREGWRVFTRGLTSTLLRAFPVNAATFATVTLFLLYVRPDEGPKDCETAPAAPAPAHHSALQQQAQPSSL from the exons ATGGACTTCCTTGCTGGCTGCATAGGAG GTGCCGCTGGAGTCCTGGTTGGACATCCGTTTGACACGGTTAAG GTCAGACTTCAGGTGCAAAGTGTTGATAAACCTCTTTACAGAGGAACATTTCACTGCTTCCAATCCATCATACGTCAAGAGTCA ATGCTTGGCCTTTATAAAGGCATTGGGTCACCTATGATGGGCTTGACGTTTATCAACGCCATCGTCTTTGGTGTGCAGGGCAACACCATGCGCAGGTTGGGCGAGGACACGCCCATGAATCAGTTCCTGGCTGGGGCGGCGGCCGGCACCATACAGTGCGTCATCTGCTGCCCCATGGAGCTGGCTAAGACCCGCATGCAGATGCAAGGTACGGGCGAGAAGAAGTCGTCCACTCGGAAGATGTACAAAAACTCGCTGGACTGTCTGGCTCGCATCTACCAGCGCGAGGGTCTACGGGGGGTCAACCGCGGCATGGTTACGACCCTGATCCGAGAGACACCAGGCTTTGGCGTTTACTTTCTCGCATACGATCTACTGACGCGCTCGCTGGGTTGCGAGCCGGAGGACCCTTACATGATTCCCAAACTGCTGTTTGCCGGCGGCATGTCGGGAATTGCGTCGTGGCTCTCCACGTACCCCGTGGACGTGATCAAGTCGCGACTGCAGGCCGACGGCGTGGGCGGGAAGTTCCAGTACAGCGGCATCATGGACTGCACGCGGAAGAGCATTGAGCGTGAAGGTTGGCGAGTTTTCACGCGTGGACTTACTTCCACTCTCCTCCGCGCCTTTCCGGTCAACGCGGCCACGTTTGCAACCGTTACCCTGTTTCTCTTGTACGTACGCCCCGACGAGGGTCCTAAAGACTGCGAAACTGCTCCCGCTGCACCTGCACCTGCGCATCATTCTGCATTGCAGCAACAAGCGCAACCATCCAGTCTGTGA